In Halapricum desulfuricans, a single window of DNA contains:
- a CDS encoding cupredoxin domain-containing protein: MKRRAFLATGGAAFAGGCLGVGAGGSGYDVGMTSMSFEPETLSVPVGTTVVWRNTNSRAHTVTAYEDRIPEAAEYFATGGFDGEAEARERWFADGGGNLYGGETFSYTVEVPGTYEYFCVPHEGGGMVGRIEATE; encoded by the coding sequence ATGAAACGACGGGCGTTTCTCGCGACCGGCGGGGCCGCGTTCGCCGGCGGCTGTCTGGGCGTCGGGGCCGGCGGCTCGGGCTACGACGTCGGGATGACCTCGATGTCCTTCGAACCGGAGACGCTTTCGGTCCCGGTCGGGACGACGGTCGTCTGGCGGAACACCAATTCCCGCGCCCACACGGTCACAGCCTACGAGGACCGGATCCCCGAGGCGGCCGAGTACTTCGCGACCGGCGGGTTCGACGGCGAAGCCGAGGCCCGCGAGCGGTGGTTCGCCGACGGCGGCGGCAACCTCTACGGGGGCGAGACGTTCAGTTACACTGTCGAGGTGCCCGGCACCTACGAGTACTTCTGTGTGCCCCACGAGGGCGGCGGCATGGTCGGGCGGATCGAAGCGACCGAGTGA
- the nucS gene encoding endonuclease NucS produces MTSDVRARTDPSIETARSVVEAGLESGAVVTIFGECTVEYDGRAASTLGPGDRHVMCKPDGTVLVHTDEGHQPVNWQPPGCTREVTVDGGLVVESHRDNPDEQLVVEFEAVEHVAAFDVTDPEELSLSGTEEDLRQRILDDPSLIESGFIPLATERRTSAGAVDVYGEDEDGRAVVLELKRRRVGPDAVGQLARYVEALQRDLHAETGVRGILVAPSVTDRARSLLAERGLEFVALEP; encoded by the coding sequence GTGACATCCGACGTTCGCGCCCGGACCGATCCCTCGATCGAGACGGCACGGTCGGTCGTCGAGGCGGGCCTCGAAAGCGGGGCCGTCGTGACGATCTTCGGCGAATGTACCGTCGAGTACGACGGCCGGGCGGCGAGCACGCTCGGCCCCGGCGACCGCCACGTCATGTGCAAGCCCGACGGGACCGTCCTGGTCCACACTGACGAGGGCCACCAGCCGGTGAACTGGCAGCCGCCGGGGTGTACCCGCGAGGTGACCGTCGACGGCGGGCTCGTGGTTGAAAGCCACCGGGACAACCCCGACGAACAGCTCGTGGTGGAATTCGAGGCCGTCGAGCACGTCGCGGCGTTCGACGTGACCGACCCCGAGGAGCTGTCGCTGTCCGGGACCGAGGAGGACCTCCGCCAGCGGATCCTCGACGACCCCTCGTTGATCGAGTCCGGCTTTATCCCGCTCGCGACCGAGCGACGGACTTCTGCGGGTGCCGTCGACGTCTACGGCGAGGACGAGGACGGACGGGCAGTCGTCCTGGAGTTGAAACGCCGGCGGGTTGGCCCGGACGCCGTGGGCCAGCTCGCGCGCTACGTCGAGGCCCTGCAGCGGGACCTCCACGCGGAGACCGGCGTCCGCGGGATTCTCGTCGCGCCGTCGGTCACCGACCGCGCCCGTTCGCTGCTGGCCGAGCGCGGGCTCGAATTCGTTGCGTTGGAACCTTAA
- the tnpA gene encoding IS200/IS605 family transposase, translating into MPRGFDRERTSVHKLQYHFIWCPKYRKSVLVGEVRDRLEELIEEKADELGVEMLELAIRPDHVHLFITGDPTLAPNKIMQQVKGYSSRRLRDEFDFGLPSLWTRSYFVSSASDVSSEVIEEYIDAQAGE; encoded by the coding sequence ATGCCTCGTGGGTTCGACAGAGAACGTACCAGCGTCCACAAACTCCAGTATCACTTCATCTGGTGTCCGAAGTACCGCAAATCGGTGCTTGTGGGCGAGGTACGCGACCGTCTCGAAGAACTCATCGAGGAGAAAGCCGACGAACTTGGGGTAGAGATGCTGGAGTTGGCGATTCGCCCCGACCACGTACACTTGTTCATCACAGGCGATCCGACGCTTGCCCCGAACAAGATAATGCAACAGGTCAAGGGCTACTCCTCGCGCCGACTTCGGGACGAGTTCGACTTCGGCTTGCCGTCGCTGTGGACGCGCTCGTACTTCGTCTCAAGTGCGAGCGACGTATCCAGCGAAGTCATCGAGGAGTACATCGACGCCCAAGCAGGTGAGTAG
- a CDS encoding KEOPS complex subunit Pcc1: MSQRDPDESQRDSGPTRTLVVRTIHDDAEAIAASVRPDNTDEMATTVEGRTIETELTRETTGGLHSTADDYVVNLHVAAQCITDHDEHDNT, from the coding sequence GTGAGTCAGCGCGATCCAGATGAGAGTCAGCGCGACTCGGGCCCGACGCGAACACTCGTCGTCCGCACGATACACGACGACGCCGAGGCGATCGCGGCCTCGGTCCGACCGGACAACACCGACGAGATGGCGACGACCGTCGAGGGGCGAACGATCGAGACCGAACTCACACGGGAGACGACCGGAGGACTGCACTCGACGGCGGACGATTACGTCGTCAACCTCCACGTAGCCGCACAGTGTATAACCGACCACGACGAACACGACAACACATGA
- a CDS encoding HEAT repeat domain-containing protein: protein MSNGDEPDDGEAALTDLEDFESRLDSVAESLEAAGTETDLDDVEATLDATAEALEAADLPEPDDEDEDDPSAELEGRIDGLREDLNAQRGPYLEDVTDDLESVVSTVEGTRWTETGSAELDDAVASFLAEIDDEIDSTVEDGEPADRLDAAVEALSELDLDPDEDTETIEALLTAVDGLEDDIDAAESWDDLTVREQLTAEGFYEVLGPEGRRDYPPEWNAVKIYEKRYQQDRSDGEAIEMILLALEKLPGGKDHFMEENILDSLARIAPPEALEDVLPMAGKRNEKAIRVVGKIGDPGALDTLLDFIDGDGDRSLQLETLRAVGAIGSEAATRTVADRLAAEDAEIRSAAARALGRIGDTRAIEPLADVLADDPEASVRASAAWALVQIGTERAFEAVETNADDSYLVQVEAEKAALSS, encoded by the coding sequence ATGAGCAACGGGGACGAGCCGGACGACGGCGAGGCGGCACTGACCGACCTCGAGGACTTCGAGTCGCGGCTGGACTCGGTGGCAGAGTCGCTCGAGGCCGCCGGGACGGAGACCGACCTCGACGACGTCGAGGCGACGCTGGACGCGACCGCCGAGGCGCTCGAGGCCGCCGACCTGCCCGAACCGGACGACGAAGACGAGGACGATCCGAGCGCAGAACTCGAAGGGCGGATCGACGGCCTTCGGGAGGACCTCAACGCACAGCGCGGCCCCTATCTCGAGGACGTCACCGACGACCTCGAAAGCGTCGTCTCGACGGTCGAGGGGACCCGGTGGACCGAAACAGGTAGCGCGGAACTGGACGATGCCGTGGCGAGCTTTCTGGCGGAGATCGACGACGAGATCGATTCGACGGTCGAGGACGGCGAACCGGCCGATCGACTCGACGCCGCCGTCGAAGCGCTCTCGGAACTGGATCTCGATCCCGACGAGGACACGGAGACCATCGAGGCGCTCCTGACTGCGGTCGACGGTCTCGAAGACGATATCGACGCTGCCGAGTCCTGGGACGATCTGACAGTTCGTGAACAGCTCACTGCCGAAGGCTTCTACGAGGTCCTCGGTCCGGAGGGGCGCAGGGACTACCCGCCCGAGTGGAACGCGGTCAAGATCTACGAGAAGCGATACCAGCAGGACCGAAGCGACGGGGAAGCGATCGAGATGATCCTGCTCGCCCTGGAGAAGCTGCCCGGCGGCAAAGACCACTTCATGGAGGAGAACATCCTCGATTCGCTAGCCCGGATCGCGCCGCCGGAGGCGCTCGAGGACGTCCTCCCGATGGCGGGCAAGCGCAACGAGAAGGCGATCAGAGTCGTCGGCAAGATCGGCGACCCCGGGGCGCTGGACACGTTGCTGGATTTCATCGACGGCGACGGGGACCGCTCGCTGCAGCTCGAGACGCTCCGTGCGGTCGGCGCGATCGGCAGCGAGGCGGCCACCCGGACAGTCGCAGACCGACTCGCGGCCGAGGACGCCGAGATCCGCTCCGCCGCCGCCCGGGCGCTCGGCCGGATCGGCGACACGCGAGCGATCGAGCCGCTCGCCGACGTGCTGGCCGACGACCCCGAGGCCAGCGTGCGGGCGAGCGCGGCGTGGGCGCTCGTCCAGATCGGGACCGAACGCGCCTTCGAGGCGGTTGAGACCAACGCTGACGACTCCTATCTCGTCCAGGTCGAGGCCGAGAAGGCCGCGCTGTCGTCCTGA
- a CDS encoding DUF6735 family protein — protein sequence MSHRALVAYERPDGRFNVHTSRLGGLDCRLARSITPSDPYAGGDVDPTPNVVARPFEHVLTMVDLARHEAVYRVGVEYDIETYLPLWFGFDHYLRERSTAGDDRGLIVAVDSPDEAAELRRWLRAAKGVLATGISDGALGVVEAQTILDRAVRERLDGEVLDPRRPDR from the coding sequence GTGAGCCATCGCGCGCTGGTCGCTTACGAACGTCCGGACGGGCGGTTCAACGTGCACACGTCTCGGCTGGGCGGGCTAGACTGCCGGCTCGCCCGGTCGATCACGCCATCGGATCCGTACGCCGGCGGTGACGTCGATCCGACTCCGAACGTCGTCGCGCGCCCGTTCGAACACGTGCTCACGATGGTCGATCTCGCCCGCCACGAGGCCGTCTATCGCGTCGGCGTCGAGTACGATATCGAGACGTACTTGCCGCTGTGGTTCGGGTTCGACCACTACCTGAGGGAGCGTTCAACGGCGGGAGACGACCGGGGACTGATCGTTGCTGTCGACAGCCCCGACGAGGCGGCCGAGCTCCGGCGGTGGCTCCGGGCGGCGAAAGGCGTCCTCGCGACGGGAATCTCGGACGGGGCCCTCGGCGTCGTCGAGGCCCAGACGATCCTGGACCGGGCCGTCCGAGAACGCCTCGACGGCGAGGTCCTCGATCCGCGACGGCCCGACCGATAG
- a CDS encoding phospholipase D-like domain-containing protein translates to MSRISGALLVAVGLTAIAGLSCAAATTPTGGAVAIDEAGVSAADGTSLSVDRTTSQATNETTASSPNGTSPPELTAAYPNPTAYGDEGEYLVLEAPNGTELGAYRLDDGHREARLPDRTVGGRIVLTANRSAVPDGVRGPIVEWSEMVPLSNAGESLTLSDGNGTVETLEYEDAPEGEVLRPDTDRRWRALGATSFEPVVGGPGSVRAFALPDSPSVPLAVIESAERRVLLAGYTFTSERVADRLIAVRERGVAVEVIVDGAPVGGLTERSAAVLDRLTAANVSVRVVGGDGGRYEFQHGKYAVVDDRAIVLTENWKPAGVGGASSRGWGVVVDSPAIVDGLSRTFRADSGSRGAVPWEAFRGDVSLESAAPSRRQYPARIESQSVAVERAELVVAPDNAAGRVQGLLANASDSVRIVQVSIGGRDDRLLREAIAAAERGVEVRILLSGAWYVEEENRRLVDQLRTLSAREDLPLSVRLAEPGGRYEKIHAKGVVIDGETVVLGSLNWNDNAYDDNREVAVVLHGTEAGAYFRKVFERDWRGGITLVPAGTVLTLVAVVLPVARLGRRVEFASQPGTEREVPGARID, encoded by the coding sequence GTGTCACGGATCAGTGGGGCGCTGCTGGTCGCCGTCGGCCTGACTGCGATCGCCGGGCTCAGCTGCGCCGCCGCGACGACGCCGACCGGGGGAGCCGTGGCGATCGACGAAGCGGGAGTGTCAGCGGCCGACGGGACGAGTCTATCGGTCGATCGGACGACGAGTCAAGCGACCAACGAGACCACGGCGTCGTCGCCCAACGGGACGTCACCACCGGAACTGACAGCCGCCTATCCGAACCCGACCGCGTACGGCGACGAGGGGGAGTATCTCGTGCTCGAGGCACCGAACGGGACCGAACTCGGGGCGTACCGCCTCGACGACGGCCACCGGGAGGCGAGACTTCCCGACCGAACGGTCGGCGGTCGGATCGTGCTGACGGCCAACCGGAGTGCCGTCCCGGACGGCGTCCGGGGTCCGATCGTCGAGTGGTCGGAGATGGTTCCCCTGTCGAACGCCGGCGAGAGCCTGACGCTGTCGGACGGGAACGGGACGGTCGAGACGCTCGAATACGAGGACGCACCCGAAGGTGAGGTGCTCCGGCCCGACACCGACCGGCGATGGCGAGCGCTCGGCGCGACGTCGTTCGAGCCGGTCGTCGGCGGCCCCGGATCGGTTCGAGCGTTCGCGTTGCCGGATTCGCCGAGCGTCCCACTTGCGGTTATCGAGAGCGCAGAGCGGCGAGTCCTGCTGGCGGGGTACACGTTCACCTCCGAGCGCGTGGCCGATCGACTGATCGCGGTTCGCGAGCGCGGCGTCGCGGTCGAGGTGATTGTCGACGGCGCACCGGTAGGAGGACTGACCGAGCGTAGCGCGGCCGTCCTCGATCGTCTGACAGCCGCGAACGTCAGTGTTCGAGTGGTTGGTGGCGACGGGGGACGGTACGAGTTCCAGCACGGCAAATACGCCGTCGTCGACGACCGGGCGATCGTACTCACGGAGAACTGGAAGCCAGCGGGCGTCGGCGGCGCGTCGAGTCGCGGCTGGGGCGTCGTCGTCGACTCGCCAGCAATCGTCGACGGACTGAGCAGGACGTTCCGTGCCGACAGCGGGAGTCGCGGTGCCGTCCCCTGGGAAGCGTTCCGCGGGGACGTATCGCTCGAATCGGCGGCGCCGTCTCGGAGACAGTACCCCGCCCGGATCGAGTCGCAGTCGGTCGCGGTCGAGCGGGCGGAACTGGTCGTCGCACCCGATAACGCGGCCGGTCGAGTTCAGGGGTTGCTGGCGAACGCGAGCGATTCCGTCCGGATCGTGCAGGTGTCGATCGGGGGGCGCGACGATCGGTTGCTCCGGGAAGCGATCGCAGCGGCCGAGCGCGGCGTCGAGGTCCGGATCCTGCTGTCGGGTGCGTGGTACGTCGAGGAGGAAAACCGCCGGCTCGTCGACCAGCTCCGGACGCTGTCCGCCCGCGAGGACCTCCCGCTGTCGGTCAGGCTGGCCGAGCCGGGCGGCCGCTACGAGAAGATCCACGCGAAGGGAGTCGTCATCGACGGCGAGACGGTGGTGCTGGGAAGTCTCAACTGGAACGACAACGCGTACGACGACAACCGCGAGGTCGCGGTCGTCCTGCACGGGACCGAAGCCGGGGCGTACTTCCGGAAGGTCTTCGAGCGCGACTGGCGCGGCGGGATCACGCTGGTGCCCGCGGGCACGGTACTCACACTCGTCGCCGTCGTACTGCCGGTCGCGCGACTCGGCCGGCGTGTCGAATTCGCATCGCAACCCGGGACGGAGCGGGAAGTACCAGGAGCACGGATCGACTAG
- a CDS encoding 30S ribosomal protein S3ae, producing the protein MSERSVSKQKQQKRWYTVLAPEQFGREELGSTPATEVEQLYDRQIETTLGELRSDAGENNTKLTFKINDVGSDTAYTEFIKHELTRDYMRSLVRRGSSKVEAFITVLTTDDYRVQIQPVALTTKSADESQEKAIRRTMIDMVEETATEHTFEDLIDSVVEGRLSSAIYNEAKTIYPLRRVEIQKATLEARPEEVAAEEETSVDVED; encoded by the coding sequence ATGAGCGAACGATCCGTATCCAAACAGAAGCAGCAGAAACGGTGGTACACCGTCCTCGCCCCCGAGCAGTTCGGGCGGGAGGAACTCGGTTCCACACCGGCAACAGAAGTCGAACAGCTCTACGACCGACAGATCGAGACGACGCTGGGCGAACTCCGCAGCGACGCCGGCGAGAACAACACCAAACTGACCTTCAAGATCAACGACGTCGGCAGCGACACCGCCTACACCGAGTTCATCAAACACGAACTCACCCGCGATTACATGCGGAGCCTCGTCCGCCGGGGCTCCTCGAAGGTCGAGGCGTTCATTACGGTCCTGACGACCGACGACTACCGCGTCCAGATCCAGCCCGTCGCGCTCACGACCAAAAGCGCCGACGAGAGCCAGGAGAAAGCGATCCGCCGCACGATGATCGACATGGTCGAGGAGACCGCGACCGAACACACCTTCGAGGACCTCATCGACAGCGTCGTCGAGGGGCGACTCTCCTCGGCGATCTACAACGAGGCGAAGACGATCTACCCGCTGCGCCGCGTCGAGATCCAGAAAGCGACTCTGGAGGCCCGCCCCGAAGAGGTCGCCGCTGAAGAAGAGACCAGCGTCGACGTCGAAGACTGA
- a CDS encoding RNA-guided endonuclease InsQ/TnpB family protein, whose protein sequence is MQRTVKTTVRVKLHSLTNRKADLLAREYEAFQTEVHGGDADLYSATDQQASKVQRQKDPNPGTEQPVVLRNDVFDVAYDKDTVLSSWWVKVPVYDPEKGQGNSIWCPAHVPRKDAQLVREGNLRDSELVCRDGDWYVHLVVKRSVTVQDEYDDVLAIDMGARWVATCAFLSDRKTTFYGEEVRRLREHYKQLRKSIGKAKPRQGQQVVERIGDAEARKVDDRLHKIARSIVEDAEERNAVIVVGDLDGIRKDNDKGRYVNDKTHKMPFARLLNYIEYKAHDAGIDVQLVEEYDTSKTCNRCACEGVRATQGRFECPKCGLDDNADKNGALNIGKRALGKFSKPLSEAGAVLAQPETQVIVPRDDEPANLRLLVDSTPSGGTPRL, encoded by the coding sequence ATGCAACGGACAGTCAAAACTACGGTGCGGGTCAAACTCCACTCACTGACCAACAGGAAGGCTGACCTGCTCGCCCGTGAGTATGAGGCGTTCCAGACTGAAGTTCACGGCGGAGACGCCGACCTGTACTCTGCAACCGATCAGCAGGCGTCGAAAGTACAACGGCAGAAAGACCCGAACCCCGGTACGGAACAACCTGTCGTCCTTCGCAACGACGTGTTCGACGTGGCCTACGACAAAGACACCGTTCTCTCGTCGTGGTGGGTGAAAGTCCCTGTCTATGACCCCGAGAAAGGACAGGGCAACTCCATCTGGTGTCCAGCCCACGTCCCACGAAAGGACGCACAACTCGTCCGTGAGGGGAATCTTCGAGACAGCGAACTGGTGTGCCGTGACGGTGACTGGTACGTCCATCTCGTCGTCAAGCGGTCTGTGACCGTCCAAGACGAGTACGACGACGTGCTGGCTATCGACATGGGCGCACGCTGGGTCGCTACCTGCGCGTTCCTCTCCGACCGCAAAACCACCTTCTACGGTGAAGAAGTGCGCCGTCTCCGCGAACACTACAAGCAACTGCGCAAGTCCATCGGGAAAGCCAAACCCCGACAGGGACAGCAGGTGGTTGAGCGTATCGGGGACGCCGAAGCACGGAAGGTGGACGACCGCCTCCACAAGATTGCTCGCTCGATTGTGGAGGATGCCGAGGAACGGAACGCGGTCATCGTTGTGGGCGATCTCGATGGAATTCGCAAAGACAACGACAAGGGGCGGTATGTCAACGACAAGACCCACAAGATGCCGTTCGCCCGCCTGCTCAACTACATCGAGTATAAGGCCCACGACGCTGGTATCGACGTGCAGTTGGTCGAAGAATACGACACGTCGAAAACGTGCAACCGCTGTGCCTGCGAAGGTGTCCGAGCAACGCAGGGTCGCTTCGAGTGTCCAAAGTGTGGGCTGGACGACAATGCCGACAAGAACGGTGCGCTCAATATTGGCAAACGAGCCTTGGGCAAGTTCTCGAAACCGCTGTCCGAGGCGGGGGCTGTACTGGCACAGCCCGAAACGCAGGTCATCGTGCCACGCGACGACGAACCTGCGAACCTCCGGCTACTCGTGGATTCAACCCCCAGTGGGGGAACCCCACGGCTTTAG
- a CDS encoding iron ABC transporter substrate-binding protein translates to MYDRRTVLRAAGAGAAAALAGCSVTGDTATGARTVTDGAGRDVELPESVERVVAVGPGSLRQVAYLGATDRVVGVEADRNGSTTSAPYNVANPDLREKPVIGSVGPNAGGNAEAIIAADPDVIFFYGDTSRAETLQSQTGIPVVALRITDFGNEHRRKRVYDMWRLVGTVLGREDRAEKLATFVEETVADLRDRTADLPDSQRAAAYAGAISYKGAHGIATTRRQFPPFRYAGVENVANGLETDGPSVEVSEEALLDWDPETIFVDADNLSRAREDLTDNDVYDRLAAVENGEVYTLLPHASYHHNYGSVLANGYFVGTTLYPDRFGDVDFRTRVDSIYETMLGAPLYDDLIDTYGAYQRLDDLDVG, encoded by the coding sequence ATGTACGATCGTCGCACGGTACTCCGGGCGGCCGGTGCGGGGGCGGCGGCCGCACTGGCGGGCTGTTCAGTGACGGGCGATACGGCCACCGGCGCACGGACAGTGACCGACGGCGCGGGTCGGGACGTCGAACTGCCCGAGTCGGTCGAGCGCGTCGTCGCAGTCGGGCCCGGATCCCTGCGGCAGGTGGCGTATCTCGGCGCGACCGATCGGGTCGTCGGCGTCGAGGCCGACAGGAACGGCTCGACGACGTCGGCACCGTACAACGTGGCCAACCCGGACCTCCGCGAGAAACCCGTTATCGGCTCTGTCGGACCCAACGCGGGCGGCAACGCCGAAGCGATCATCGCTGCCGATCCGGACGTGATCTTCTTCTACGGCGACACCTCTCGCGCCGAGACGCTGCAATCCCAGACCGGCATCCCCGTGGTAGCGTTGCGGATTACGGACTTCGGCAACGAGCACCGACGGAAACGCGTCTACGACATGTGGCGACTGGTCGGGACAGTCCTCGGACGCGAGGACCGGGCCGAGAAGCTGGCGACGTTTGTCGAGGAGACGGTCGCCGACCTGCGTGATCGGACGGCGGACCTCCCGGACAGCCAGCGAGCGGCGGCATATGCCGGTGCGATCAGTTACAAGGGGGCACACGGGATCGCGACCACGCGCAGACAGTTCCCGCCGTTCAGGTACGCCGGCGTCGAGAACGTCGCGAACGGGCTCGAGACCGACGGGCCGTCCGTCGAGGTCAGCGAGGAGGCGCTGCTCGACTGGGACCCGGAGACGATATTCGTCGACGCGGATAACCTCTCGCGCGCTCGCGAAGATCTGACAGACAACGACGTGTACGACCGGCTCGCGGCCGTCGAGAACGGCGAGGTGTACACGCTCCTTCCCCACGCGAGCTACCACCACAACTACGGATCGGTCCTGGCGAACGGCTACTTCGTCGGCACGACGCTGTATCCCGACCGGTTCGGCGACGTCGACTTCCGGACGAGGGTCGATTCGATCTACGAAACGATGCTCGGTGCACCGCTATACGACGATCTGATCGACACCTACGGGGCCTATCAGCGCCTCGATGATCTCGATGTCGGGTGA
- a CDS encoding FecCD family ABC transporter permease: MSGETVRENDPGQHSGRDETATSRGSETVREHRKQTTRRTYVVAAGSTLVLVVVSLLAIALGSVHVPLPDVLAALVGGGSQTQRTIVWNVRLPRILGAVVAGAGLAVAGAAMQTVLRNPLGAPYTLGISQAAAFGAAVTVVFGFGTAASEFASLGPYVTTVAAFLAAMASTGLILLLVIYRQATPETLILTGVAVGSLFTAGMTLLQYFASDTEVAAIVYWTFGDVGRAGWPHVVVMGVVVAVGLAYFLANAWNYDVMDSGTATAKSLGVPVESLRIRGMAVASFVTAIVISFVGIIGFVGLVAPHIVRMLVGGTERHLLPITAVVGGALLVAADTLARTVLAPVVLPVGILTSFLGAPLFVYLVINGREYW, from the coding sequence ATGTCGGGTGAGACTGTCCGGGAGAACGACCCGGGTCAGCACTCCGGGCGTGACGAGACGGCAACATCGCGAGGTAGCGAGACAGTCCGAGAGCACCGCAAACAGACGACGCGACGCACCTACGTCGTCGCCGCGGGATCGACGCTCGTGCTCGTCGTCGTGTCGCTGCTCGCGATCGCTCTCGGATCTGTACACGTTCCGTTGCCCGACGTCCTCGCCGCGCTCGTCGGCGGCGGGAGTCAGACCCAGCGCACGATCGTCTGGAACGTTCGCTTGCCCCGGATCCTCGGTGCCGTCGTCGCCGGGGCGGGGCTAGCGGTCGCCGGCGCGGCGATGCAGACTGTCCTCCGGAATCCGCTCGGCGCGCCGTACACGCTGGGCATCTCGCAGGCGGCAGCGTTCGGCGCGGCCGTCACGGTCGTGTTCGGGTTTGGCACCGCGGCCTCGGAGTTCGCCTCGCTCGGGCCGTACGTGACGACCGTCGCGGCCTTCCTTGCGGCGATGGCCTCGACTGGACTGATCCTCCTGCTGGTGATATACCGACAGGCCACTCCGGAGACACTGATTCTCACGGGCGTCGCCGTGGGATCGCTGTTCACTGCCGGGATGACGCTGTTGCAGTACTTCGCCAGCGACACCGAGGTCGCGGCGATCGTCTACTGGACGTTCGGTGACGTCGGCCGCGCCGGCTGGCCCCACGTCGTCGTCATGGGCGTCGTCGTCGCGGTCGGACTGGCGTACTTCCTGGCCAACGCCTGGAACTACGACGTCATGGACTCGGGGACGGCGACCGCGAAGAGCCTCGGCGTCCCCGTCGAGTCTCTGCGGATCAGGGGGATGGCCGTCGCGTCGTTCGTGACCGCGATCGTCATCTCGTTCGTGGGAATCATCGGCTTCGTCGGACTGGTCGCCCCCCACATCGTCCGGATGCTCGTCGGCGGGACCGAGCGCCACTTGTTGCCGATCACGGCCGTCGTCGGCGGTGCGCTGCTGGTCGCGGCCGACACGCTCGCGCGGACGGTCCTCGCGCCGGTCGTCCTGCCGGTCGGGATCCTCACGTCGTTTCTGGGCGCGCCGCTTTTCGTCTATCTCGTGATCAACGGGAGGGAGTACTGGTGA
- a CDS encoding protein sorting system archaetidylserine synthase (This PssA-like phosphatidyltransferase, along with a PssD-like decarboxylase, is required in Haloarchaea for the archaeosortase ArtA to replace the PGF-CTERM sorting signal with a C-terminal lipid anchor.) — protein sequence MQLRPRFLGRLGAADVVTVANAALGFAAAVAATIDPRLAARLVLLAAIADGLDGVLARVYGSTQVGEYVDSLADVASFGVAPAVFVYVIASREWGLELATLSVAEVVTLAIPALYVAAAVVRLAMYTAYDLEDRTTRGVQTTLAATVLAAAYLSGVTDPAVLLGATGLFVYLMITTIEYPELAERDALAMGVVQAGAVLAPLAFARVFPRALLAAALAYLLLAPVVYPRSR from the coding sequence ATGCAGCTCCGGCCCCGGTTTCTCGGTCGCCTCGGCGCGGCCGACGTCGTGACCGTCGCCAACGCCGCGCTGGGCTTTGCCGCCGCCGTGGCCGCGACGATCGACCCGCGACTGGCAGCGCGGCTCGTCCTGCTGGCGGCGATCGCCGACGGGCTCGACGGCGTGCTCGCGCGCGTCTACGGCAGCACGCAGGTCGGCGAGTACGTCGACTCGCTGGCCGACGTCGCCTCCTTCGGCGTCGCGCCCGCCGTGTTCGTCTACGTGATCGCAAGCCGGGAGTGGGGGCTAGAACTCGCGACGCTGTCCGTCGCCGAGGTCGTGACGCTCGCGATTCCGGCGCTGTACGTCGCGGCGGCGGTCGTCCGGCTGGCGATGTACACGGCCTACGACCTCGAGGATCGGACGACTCGGGGCGTCCAGACGACGCTGGCAGCGACAGTCCTGGCGGCGGCGTACCTCTCTGGCGTCACCGACCCCGCGGTCCTGCTCGGCGCGACCGGCCTGTTCGTCTACCTGATGATCACCACGATCGAGTATCCCGAACTGGCCGAACGGGACGCCCTGGCGATGGGGGTCGTGCAGGCCGGAGCCGTGCTCGCGCCGCTGGCGTTCGCGCGCGTGTTCCCGCGGGCTCTGCTTGCGGCGGCGCTGGCGTATCTGCTGCTCGCGCCGGTGGTATACCCGCGGTCGCGGTGA